In Ostrinia nubilalis chromosome 10, ilOstNubi1.1, whole genome shotgun sequence, a single genomic region encodes these proteins:
- the LOC135075564 gene encoding ovarian-specific serine/threonine-protein kinase Lok → MGDETDNTQTQTQNSQLQWSQNNTPAFIPNIWGRLHPTKPTSSGKYCWNASNNPEYIDLIQPEFSLGRSLNCNFVIKKNIVKDNIIKSVSKQQFIIKRDLSEPLCPAIITDLSHNGTFINGENIGKGNSRVLDDNDEIAITHTFVKVFVFKDLLKNEQDQVPKEISQKYYISRTLGQGACGIVKLVYDKTRCTKHAMKIIKKSRLTNGQMNHLNDPEKIMNEIIIMKALRHPCIISTEEVFDSKDTVYIVLELMQGGELFDRITKQGHLSECLTRFLFRQMVLAVKYLHSQGITHRDLKPENVLLESKHDETLVKITDFGLSKFVGEDSFMKTMCGTPLYLAPEVLKANGQKCYGPEVDVWSLGVIFFVCLVGYLPFSSEYKDLSLREQILTGKYCFSPSHWKNISLQAKLLMKRMLTVQVDRRITLDQILNHAWMQDADVIIRVEKMLSNVAQMKSFNALTISSTSDEENYSNNNVNNVTVIRLVAANKRALSDSFSSSEPIPKRFRVAIYSDRCDDTSSANSYCSE, encoded by the exons ATGGGGGATGAAACTGATAATACTCAAACACAAACTCAAAATTCTCAACTACAATGGAGCCAAAATAATACTCCAGCATTTATACCAAACATTTGGGGAAGATTACACCCAACAAAACCAACCTCGAGTGGTAAATATTGTTGGAATGCTAGCAATAATCCTGAATACATAG ACTTAATCCAACCGGAGTTCTCTTTAGGTAGATCTTtgaactgcaactttgtgataaAAAAGAATATTGTAAAAGACAACATCATAAAAAGTGTCAGCAAACAACAATTTATCATAAAAAGAGATCTTTC GGAACCACTGTGTCCAGCAATAATAACAGATTTGTCACACAATGGGACTTTTATAAATGGggaaaatattggaaaaggAAATAGCAGAGTGTTAGATGACAATGATGAAATAGCCATCACACACACATTTGTTAAAG TGTTTGTATTCAAGGACTTGCTAAAAAATGAACAAGATCAAGTTCCTAAGGAGATATCACAAAAATACTACATTTCAAGGACACTGGGCCAAGGAGCTTGTGGAATTGTCAAATTAGTTTACGATAAA ACACGGTGCACTAAACAtgcaatgaaaataataaaaaagagcAGATTGACAAATGGACAAATGAATCATTTAAATGACCCAGAAAAAATTATGAATGAAATCATAATTATGAAAGCATTACGGCAT CCATGTATTATTTCAACTGAAGAGGTATTTGATTCCAAAGATACAGTGTATATTGTCCTGGAGCTAATGCAAGGAGGAGAACTTTTTGACAGAATTACCAAACAAGGACACTTATCTGAATGTCTGACTCGGTTCCTCTTCCGACAAATGGTACTGGCTGTCAAGTACCTGCACTCTCAAGGCATCACTCACAGAGACCTAAAA CCTGAGAATGTGCTATTGGAGAGTAAGCATGATGAGACACTAGTCAAAATAACTGACTTTGGCTTAAGCAAATTCGTTGGAGAAGATAGTTTCATGAAGACCATGTGTGGGACCCCTCTTTACTTGGCCCCAGAAGTTCTGAAAGCAAATGGCCAAAAATGCTATGGCCCTGAAGTTGATGTGTGGAGCTTGGGAGTGATATTTTTCGTGTG CCTTGTGGGTTATTTGCCATTCTCTTCAGAATACAAAGATTTATCACTGAGGGAACAGATATTGACTGGAAAGTATTGTTTCTCACCATCACACTGGAAGAATATAAGTTTGCAGGCCAAACTTCTAATGAAAAGAATGCTCACTGTTCAAGTTGATAGAAGAATTACACTTGATCAAATTCTCAACCATGCTTGGATGCAG GATGCAGATGTGATAATACGAGTAGAGAAAATGCTGTCAAATGTTGCTCAAATGAAAAGTTTTAATGCACTGACAATATCATCCACATCTGATGAAGAAAATTACAgcaacaataatgttaacaatGTTACTGTGATAAGGCTGGTAGCAGCTAACAAACGAGCCCTGAGTGATAGCTTCAGCTCCTCTGAACCCATCCCCAAGAGATTTAGGGTAGCTATATACTCGGACAGATGTGATGACACTAGCTCAGCCAACAGCTACTGTTCGGAATAA